The Polyangium aurulentum genomic interval TCGCGGGCAAGACCTGCTCGATGCGCTGGTAGGTGGCCCATGTCTCGACGAGGTCCCCGACCTCGGCCTCGCTCAGGCCGGCTTGCTTTCGGACGGCGGGAGGGGCGAGGAGCACGGCTTGAATGGCCTCGGGGTGACCGTCGCGCAGCTTGAGGATCCGGCGCGCCATATCGGGGGTGATGTCGTGCAATTCGAGGTCGGTCAGATCGATGGCGCGATCGCCGGGCACGGGATTCTTGGGATCGGACATGTGGGTCGACTCCTCCCCAAAGGGGGGCATTCAAGGTGAATCGCCTCGTGCTGGAATATTCCGCACGAGACATGAGCATTCGAGATAACGCCGGTCCTCGGTTCGTCAAGACAGCGCGCCGCGACGGATTGCTGCTCGCGCGAGGGTGTCGAGAAGGGAGTCGGAGGGTCTGGGAGAGGGTGTGGAGGGGCTGCGGAGGCGAGAGGGCAGGGTGGTGGAGGGGGTTGGGAGGGTCTGGGAGAGGGTTGGGAGGGGTTTCGGGAGGGATCCGGATCCTCTGCGGAGGGGTTGGGATGGGTCGCGGGTGGGTGCGGGATCCTCTGCGAGGGGGTTGGGATGGGTTGCGGGAGGGAGTGGGATCCTCTGCGAGGGGGTTGGGATGGGTTGCGGGAGGGAGCGGGATCCTCGGCGAGGGGGTTGGGATGGGTTGCGGGAGGGAGCGGGACCCTCCGCGAGGGGGTGGGGATAGGTTGCGGAAGGGAGCGGGATCCTCTGCGATGGGGGTGGGGCGCCTTGTCGGGAGGGTCGAGAGGGGTCGGCGTGGCCATCGGGATCCCCTCGCGGAGGGATCCAGATCCTCGCTGGAGGGGTGCCGGATCCTTTCCGAGGGGGTTGGGATCCTCTCGGAAAGGGTCGAGGGGGGCTGTGGTGGGGGTCGTCGGGGGCCAGCGTGCACGGCCCATGGGCGCCCGACACGCGTCAAAAACGGCTTCGAGGAAGTGTGCTGGCGCGACGGTACGAAGGGTCCGCTCCGCGCATCCTTCGCCGCGATCCGAGCTCCGTGGTGATGTCTATTGACACTGGTAGATGTAACAGCCGCCAGCGGTGCCTGGACCCGAATGAGCGGGCATTTGCTCACCCACGATGCAGGTGGGAGGACGCACTGGGCAAGGGCCAAAGGTCGGCCCCATGTTGACCCATGTCCCCAGCTGTTGACACTGGTAGTTGTAACAGCCGCCAGCGGTGCCTGGACCCGAATGAGCGGGGATTTGCTCACCCACGATGCAGGTGGGAGGAAGCACCAGGCAAGGGCCAAAGGTCGGCCCCATGCTGACCCACGTGCCGTAGGTGAGCGCCATCTCCGCGGTGTCGAGATCGCCTTCTTCCTCGTCGACGGAAGACGCATCCCCACACGCGACGGCTACGAGTGACGAGATGAGCGTAAACGCAATGAAATGATGCTTCATGAGATCCTCCTTGCATGAGTGGCTGTCAAGGCGCTCTTCTATGCTGCGAGGGTAAGATCGCGTCAGCCACGGTTGCAGCATGCCCGGAGCGCGGAGATTTGGCCACAAAAGGTCTTGCAAGCGGGTACCCTTGCTCGAACCCCCATGCCCACCTCCCTCCGACGCATCCCCGCCGCCCTGGCCTCCCCGGCCCTCCTCCTCCTCGCGAGCTGCGCATCCTCGCCGCCTCCGCCCGCGGAGCCCTCGCCGCCCGTCGCATCCCCGCCGCCCGTCGCCTCCACGCCTCCGCCGCCTCCATCGCCGTCCTCGCCCGCGGAGACGCCATTCCCTCCGACCGTCGCGCTCGACGCCGCGGTCGCTTGCACCTTCGACACGCCGCAATGGCGAGGCATCGCGGACATCACCGACCTCTCCTTGCGCCCTGGCGGCAAACCATTCGCCCGGATCACGGGCGGGGCGGGGCGTCTTTCGGTTCCGACGGGCTCCGCGGGCGATACCGTCCTCGAGATCAAGGATGGGGGAATCACCGTCGGCGGGCACGTCCCGGCTGCGGCCACGGCGATCCGCCCGCACGAGCCCTTCGTGATGAATGGCTTTGCCATTCCCACCATATTCGCCCACCTCGCTTGGTCCGAGGGCGCCGCCGGATCGCTCACCGTGACGCACGCCGGGGACGAGGATCTCGAGGTGCTCGATCCGCCTTTGCGCGCGACGCGGCCCTGCGGTGACCTGGGGCTCGAGGGGGGCTCCTTCGTGGCGGAAGAGGCCGTCCCTGGCGGGGGCGAATCGAAGAGGAAGGACGTGAAGGCGTTCGCGCCCGGCAGTCGCGTGGAGCTTTCGAGCGAGCCGAAGGGCAAGCCCGTCGCTCGCATTGCCGTGAAGGAGGCCAGGCTCGTGGACGTCTTCGAGTCGCGCGGCGGCATGTCCCGGGTGTCCTTCGCGGGAGCGGACATGCTCATCGTGTTCGGCTGGGTGAAGACGAGCGATTTGAAGCCGGCTCCGATCTTGGCCGGATACGGGAGCGGGGGCGGCCGCAGAGGGCCGCGCGAGCCTGCGGTCGTCGTGAAGGAGCGATTACGCTGCGAAAAGGACGTGCCGCTCGTGGCGGAGGTGGAAGGCGAGCGGAGGACGGTGGGCGCGATCGGGAAGAGCACCCCGATCGACGTGCTCGAGCGCGCGGACGACGCGGCGCGGGTGCGGGTGTGGACGAAGGCCATTCACGCAGCGGAAGGCGCGAGCTTTCTCGTACGGGCTTTCGATCTCTCCGGGTGCACGCCCCTGGAAAGGCAACAATGACCCTCGGACGGCTCGGCGAGAACATCGATCGGTTTGCAACCGCTCGATGTTCTCGCCTTCTTTGTCCCGAAGGGGACGCCTCGCGTCCCCCTCTCGGCCAGGCGAAGCCCGGCCGAGTCCGCCGGCCGTCCGCGTTCAGGTCGGCTGCCGTCCTGCGGTAGTCTTTTCAGTGCTTCGACCAGGTCAGCTTCCACAGGTCGTCGAAGAACGAGCTCGAGCCGCCATCGGACGTGGACCCGCCGTGGAGGAAGAGCTCGAAGGCCGTCGTCGTCTCGCGCACGAAGGAGACGCCTCCCACGCGCGCCGGGGGAATCGGGGCGATGGGATCGAGGGTGATCTCGGTCCACCGGTTCGCGGCCATCGAGTAGTACCAGAGATCATTCGAAACCCCGTCGAACCCGCTCCCGCCGAAGACGACGAGCCCGCCGTGCGCGGTATCGAAGAAGATCACGGCGTTGTCGCGCGGTGACGGCAGAGCTCCCTCCGGGTGGAGCCGGGTCCAGGTGAACGTATCGAGGCGGAGCGACCAGAGATCATTCTCGTAGTTCGTCGGACCGAAGAGCTCTCCGGGCGGCGTGTCCGGCCCCTGGTCCGCCCCGAGGCGGTAGCCGCCAAAGATCAGCAACGAATGGGTGGCCGGATCGTATGCACCCGCGGGCCAGGCCCGCGGCGCGGGCTTCTCGCCGTAGGTCGGGACGATTTGCCAGCCCGCCTCCTCGTCGTAGATGGCGAGGTCGTCGCGCAGACCGCCGGGCGTCGTGGCGAACCGCGGCAGCGTATTGCCCACGCCGCCGAACGCATAAAACGTCTTCTTCTTCGGGTGGCCAGGCGCCGGCACCCCCACGACTGCGGCGGACGAGCGGCGCATGGCGAATGGATCTCCCTGCTCCTCCTGCGGGGCCAGTTCCCATTGACGACTCTTCGTGTGGTAGGTCCACATCTCGGGGAACATGTGATCCGAGCCGGTCCGGAACCGGCCCCGGCCGCCGACGATGCTCACGCAGTTGCCGCAGGGGCCGGGGATCATCAGCGTGTCGGCCCGCGGCGCGGGGGTCTCGGGCGACCCCAGGTTCGTCCACGTCATCGTGGAGAGATCGAGGGAGTAGAAGTCGTTCACGGTGAAATCGGTGGGGAACGCCCCGATCTGGCCGCCAAAACGGTAGACGATATCGGGATCGTTGCTGCGCGCGAACGAGACGCCGGCCTCCCAGAGCGCGGTCGGGAGGTCGCCATGCTGCGGGACGGCCTGCCATTGCGGAGCCGTGGTGAGCCCCGCATTGGTCGTCACCGAAAGCGCCTCCGTCGAGGAGGCCTTGAGCGACGTGGGGTCTTGGGCGCTGCAGGCGGCCATGGCGAGGGTCGCCGCGAGGCCGGCGCAACGGCGGCGCATGGATGGGCGAGGCGGATTGAAAAGGTGCGTCATCGATGGATCTCCTGGTTGAAGCGAGGTCGTACGGGAGCGCGCGCGGTGCAGGTGTTTGGCCCGCGTACGACGTGGCCATTCATCGCGCGCACGCGCGGCGACGCCGCCG includes:
- a CDS encoding kelch repeat-containing protein, with amino-acid sequence MTHLFNPPRPSMRRRCAGLAATLAMAACSAQDPTSLKASSTEALSVTTNAGLTTAPQWQAVPQHGDLPTALWEAGVSFARSNDPDIVYRFGGQIGAFPTDFTVNDFYSLDLSTMTWTNLGSPETPAPRADTLMIPGPCGNCVSIVGGRGRFRTGSDHMFPEMWTYHTKSRQWELAPQEEQGDPFAMRRSSAAVVGVPAPGHPKKKTFYAFGGVGNTLPRFATTPGGLRDDLAIYDEEAGWQIVPTYGEKPAPRAWPAGAYDPATHSLLIFGGYRLGADQGPDTPPGELFGPTNYENDLWSLRLDTFTWTRLHPEGALPSPRDNAVIFFDTAHGGLVVFGGSGFDGVSNDLWYYSMAANRWTEITLDPIAPIPPARVGGVSFVRETTTAFELFLHGGSTSDGGSSSFFDDLWKLTWSKH